The sequence ACAACCACCTTCTAAAGTTTTTAAAAATTGTCTTTCAATGAATGTACAAATTTCAGTTTCTTTATGATTTAATTGTGAAAGCGCTTCTTTTGTATATGTATCATTTTCCATAGCAACAACTAACATTGCTCCTTGTGCAGGTGCAGGAACCATCCAATCTAAATTCATATAGGTGTCTGGTTTTAAATTGATACGTTCTAAGCCAGCGGCAGCAAAAATAGCTCCATCCCAAGTATTATCTTTCAATTTTTGCATGCGTGTATTTACATTACCACGTAAATCTTCAACAATATGGGAAGGATATTTGTTAAGCCATTGTGCTTTTCGTCTTAAACTACCTGATGCGATTGTTCCATTTGTGTTTAAAAAGTCTAAACTTCCTTTATGTACAAGAATATCTAGTGTGTTCGCTCTTTTTAAAACTGCTGCTTGGACTATTCCAATTGGTAATGCAGTTGGAACATCTTTCATCGAATGTACTGCAATATCAATTTCACCCTTTAGCATTGCAATGTCTAAAGTTTTTGTAAAAATTCCAGTAATCCCTAATTCATATAAGGGTTTGTCTAAGATGATATCTCCTGTTGATTTTACAGCAACAATCTCTGTTGAATAACCTAAATCGTTTAACTTTTTTTGAACAGTATGTGCTTGCCAAAGAGCTAACTCACTATCTCTTGTTCCTATGCGTATTGTTTTTTTCAAAAGGGGGATTTTAATTATTTAAACGAAATACTTTTTCGATCCATTCAATACTTTCATCAACCATTGTATCTTCGTCTTTTAGATGATTTGCAAAATGAGTTGTGATTTTTTGTATAATTCGATTGCTTATTATCTCAGCTTGTTCTTCATTAAAATTATCCAATTTTTTACGTTGATAATTTAATTCAGATTGCTTTATTAAAGCTAATTTTTCTTTTAGAGAATGTATTGTTGGTGCAAATTTTCTCGCTTTTGTCCAGCTTAAAAATTCTTCAATGATATCTTCAATGATTGCCTCAGCTGCAGGAATGTGTAGTTTTCTTTTTTCTATTGTCTCGTCTGTAACTTGAGAAAGGTAATCTAAATGTACAAGTGTTACTCCTTCAATATCTGAAACGTTACTGTTAACGTTTTTTGGTATAGATAAATCTAAAATTAATAGCGGTTTTTTTAGTTTTAAAACTTCAGAATCAATTGTAGGGTTTTGTGCTCCTGTAGCAACAATTAGTACATCTGCTTTTTGAATTTCTAATTGTAAGTTAGCATAGTCTTTAACAAGCAGATTAAATTTACCAGCAATTTTTTCTGCTTTTTCTTTTGTTCTGTTAATTAGAACGATATGGTCATTTTTAGTATGTTTTACTAAGTTTTCACACGTGTTTCTACCTATTTTTCCTGTACCAAATAGTAAGATATTTTTATTGCCAATATCTTCTACATTATTCATAATATATTGTACAGAAGCAAAAGAAACAGAAGTCGCACCTGAACTGATTTGGGTTTCATTTTTTACTCTTTTGCTAGCTTGAATAACTGCATTTACTAGTCGTTCTTTATAAGAGTTTGCAAGGCCAAGTTTTTTACTCGCTACAAAACCAGATTTTATTTGAGAGATAATTTCAAAATCTCCTAAAATCTGACTATCTAAACCCGTTCCTACTCTAAAAAGATGATTTATAGCTTCTTTATTTTTGTAAACATAGGCTACTTTTTGAAAATCTTCAACAGTACCATTACTGTGCTCACAAAGTAATTTTATTAATTGAAATGGGTGTTGCGAAAAACCATATATCTCGGTTCTATTACAAGTTGAAATTAGAATTAAAGATTCTATACCATCTTCTTTTGCTTGAAGGAGTATGTCTTCTTTACTTTTTTCATCTAAACTAAATTTTCCTCTCATTTCAGCATCTGCTTTTTTATAGCTTAAGCCAATGGCATAAAAAGTAGTGTGCTTCAATCCTGTAGTATTATCCATAAATTGTACTTTGCTTAAAGTAAGAACAAAATTACTGTAGTCGCTTTTATAAAAGTAACGCTCAAAGGACTTTTTGTGTCGATTGCAGAATTTTTATAAAAATAATGTTCAGGTTTTATATTTTCACCTATTTTTGTAGTAGAATTAGCTGTTGGGAATTTATTTATTTATAATGAATCTAAATAAATTCAAAATGACAAGTTCAAAATCACTCTTAAAAAATAACGCTATGAGTTCTTTTGAAGAAATAAAAATAGAGCAAGATTTCACATTACTTCGTTTTCAAAATGATTCGGAAATAATGGAACGAATTGAAAAACAAGTGAAAACAGGTTTGATTCAATTTCATTTTAACCTAAAAGGTAAAGCAAAATTTATTTTTAATCAGAGAAGTTATGCATTAGATTTAAACGAAGAGAAATCGTTACTTCTTTATAACCCTCAAAAAGAATTGCCGTTGCATTTAGAAGTGAGTCCGAAAACATGGGTTATTTCTGTTTTAATTTCAATAAAGAAATTTCATGCCTTGTTTTCAAATGAAGCAGAAGTAATACCTTTTCTAAGTCAAGAAAATTTAGACAAAAAATATTATGGAGAAGAAGATATAAGTCCTTCAATGGCAATTGTTCTCAATCAAATATTTCATTATAATCAAAATTCATCTATTAAAAATCTCTATCTAAAAGGAAAAGGATATGAATTAATGAGTTTGTATTTTAATCAAAATGAAGATCCAAATGCAGAACATTGTCCATTCTTAATTGATGAGGAAAATGTACTTAAGATAAAAAAAGCTAAAGAAATAATTATTGAAAACATGGCTGAGCCACCTGGCTTGCAAGAATTGGCAGATAGAGTAGGGTTAACACTGAAGAAATTGAAAGTAGGTTTTAAACAAATTTATGGAGATAGTGTTTATAGCTTTTTGTTTGATTATAAAATGGAATACGCCCGAAAAATGCTAGATTCTGGTTCTTATAATGTTAATGAAGTAGGTTTAAAAGTAGGGTATAGTACTTCGAGTCATTTTATAGCGGCCTTCAAGAAAAAATTTGGAACAACACCAAAAAAATATTTAATGAATTTAAATTTGAATGTTTAGTATTAACGTACAATATCAAATTATTGAATACTACAATAGATAAAAAAAAGTTAAGGAGTCTTAGTAAGCTATTAAGATTAATTACTTTTATCGAACTTTTATAAAGAAGAAAATAAAATAGAAATAATAATGAAAGGAGTATTATTAGTAAACTTAGGTTCACCAGAAAGTCCAACACCTAAAGATGTAAAGCCTTATTTAGATGAGTTCTTAATGGATAAATATGTAATTGACGTTCCGTTTTTATTACGAGCTTTATTAGTAAGAGGAATTATTCTTCAAACAAGACCTAAAAAATCTGCAGCTGCATACAAAAAAATCTGGTGGGAAGAAGGTTCTCCGTTAATAGTTCTTTCAAAAAGGATGAAAGAAAAAGTAGAGAAAGATGTTAGCGTTCCTGTTTCTTTAGCCATGCGTTATGGAAATCCAAGTATAGAATTTGGATTACAAGAATTGAGTGATAAAGGAGTAACAGAAGTATTATTGTTTCCACTATATCCGCAACATGCAATGGCTTCAACGGTAACAATTTTAGTTTTGGCGGAAGAATTGCGTAAGAAGAAGTTTCCACACATGAGTTTTACGATTGTTCCTGCATTTTATAATCAAAAAGATTATGTTAGGGATTTATCAAACTCCATTAAAAAACATTTAGAAGGCTTTGATTATGATCATTTATTATTCTCATATCATGGAATTCCAGAACGTCATATAAGAAAAACAGACGTAACAAAAGGTCATTGTAAAATTGACGGAAGTTGTTGTAATATACCTTCTCCAGCTCACGAATTTTGTTATCGTCACCAATGTTATGAAACGACAAAACAAGTAGTTGAATTTTTAGGAATTGAAGAAGGAAAATACAGTCAAACTTTTCAATCACGTTTAGCAGGAGATAAATGGTTAACGCCATATACTGATGTTGAGATTAATAAAATGCCAGAAAAAGGGATTAAGAAGTTAGCAGTGGTTACACCAGCATTCGTTGCAGATTGTTTAGAAACATTGGAAGAAATAGCTATGGAAGCAAATCATGAATTTAAAGCTCATGGTGGAGAAGAGTTTAGAGCAATTCCTTGTTTAAATGATGATGATGATTGGTGTAAAACGTTGAGCCGTTGGATTGATCAATGGGCTTTTCAAAATGAAGAACAAAAAGCATAATGGCAGTTTCTTCTAAAGAATTAGGATCATTAGATATAAAAAAATTATTGATTAAACAATCGGTACCCGCTTCTATAGGTATTTTGTTTATGTCAATTAACATACTAATAGACACTATCTTTGTAGGACAGTGGATTGGTTCATTGGCAATAGCAGCTGTTTCAGTGGTATTGCCAATTACTTTTTTAATATCCTCCTTAGGAATGGCCTTAGGTATTGGAGGAAGTTCAATTATTTCAAGAGCATTAGGAGCGGAAGACAAAGAAAAAGCACTCTTAACGTTTGGAAATCAGTTAATGATGACGATTTTACTTGCTGTACTATCTGTTGTTGTTGGTTTGTTTTACTCGGATGAGGTTTTGTTGCTCTTTGGAGCAAACGGAGCAATTAAAGAACCCGCTAAGGAATTTTTTATGCCTGTTTTATATGGAGTGCCTTTTTTAGCACTTAGTATGATGGGTAATACAGTAATTAGAGCAGAAGGGAAGCCAAAGTTTGCCATGATGGCTATGATTATTCCTGCTTTTAGTAATATTATATTAGATATTATTTTTATAAAATTTCTAAATTTAGGTATGTTTGGAGCAGCTCTAGCTACTTCAATTTCTTATTTTATGTGCTTTGCTTTCATTCTTTGGTTCTTTATTTATAGAAGTGAATTGAAACCGCAGTTGAAGCATTTTTTATTGCAACAAAAAGTAGTGTCTGAAATTTCTTCTTTAGGTTTTGTAACCTTTGCAAGACAAGGAGTTGTCGCAATTTTATCAATAATCTTAAATCATACCTTATTTACCTATGGTGGAGAAGATTCTGTTGCAATCTATGGAATTATAAGTAGAATGCTAATGTTTGCATTGTTTCCAATTCTAGGAGTAACACAAGGGTTTTTGCCAATTGCAGGTTATAATTATGGTGCAAAATTATATGCACGTGTAAATGAGTCTATCACAACATCAATAAAGTGGGCTGCGTTTTTAGCAACAATAATTTTTGTAGTTATCTTAGTATTTGCGAGCTCTATCGTAACGATATTTACTACAGACGCAAAAATAATTGCTGAAACACCAAATGCATTACGAATTATATTTGCAGCATCTCCAATTATTGCCATACAACTAATCGGTGCGGCCTATTTTCAAGCAGCAGGAAAAGCAATTCCAGCATTACTATTAACACTTACTAAACAAGGGTTTTTCTTAATTCCTTTAGTACTTGTTTTACCAAATTATTATGGTATTTTTGGAGTATGGATTTCTTTTCCAATTGCAGATATTTTGGCAACATTAGTAACAGCATTCTTTTTAAGAAGGGAAATGAAGCGGGAATTAGTTTAATTAGACTTCACATTATTTGAGAGTTTATATTGTGAGTCTTTAAAGATAAATGGAACATATTTAAGATTCTAAACAAATAAATTTATACATACTATGAAAAAATGTTTTGTACTTTTTGTTGTTTCTGTTTTTGTTGTTTCTTGTTCAATACCAAAATATGTTTTTGATAATAAAGGACAATCTACAGGTGTCGATTTTACTACTGGAAAATGGTTGTTAAACAATGTTGACGCTCCTTCAAATGTTGAAAATCAATTAACAGCATTGGTTCTGAAAGATTTTAAAGGTTTCCTAAATGACAGAGTAATTCCTATTAATGAAGCAAAAGGCTTGTTATTGCCAAGGAAAATAAATGTTAACCCTGATAAGAAAACATTAGAAGATTTAAAAAAAGGAACAAATTTTAATTTTTTCATTAATATAAAAGCTTCAAAAACCAAAGAAGATTTTGGATCGGTAGATTTAACTCCCAGTAGATTCAACGACGGGGGAATGAACCAAAGTGAAGTGCTTTTAGAAGTATATGATTTAAATATTGCAGAAATTATATATTCTCAAAGAGTAATTGGTTCAACAGAACTGTCTCAAGACAATCAAGATGTTCACATATCAAAATCCTCCCAATCACTTTTAATAGGCGCATATAAAAAGTTAATAAAAGATATAGAGAAAAAGTCTATAAAATAAATACAATGGAATATAATTATATAAAATCACTTCATCTAATTTTTGTTATAACATGGTTCGCTGGGCTTTTTTATATTGTTCGTCTGTTTGTTTATCATGCAGAAGCAAAATTGAAGGAACAACCAGAACAAGATATTTTAATAAAACAATATCAATTAATGCAATATAGATTGTGGTATATAATTACTTGGCCAAGCGCTGTATTAGCTAGTTTATTTGCTTTTTACTTATTATACTTAAATCCTAATTGGTTAACGCAATCATGGATGCATGTTAAATTGGCATTTGTTTTGCTACTCTACATTTATCATTTAAAATGTCATCAAATATTTAAACAGTTGCAAAATGATGAGGTAAAGCATAGTTCCAACTTTTTTAGAATTTGGAATGAAGGTGCAACAATTATTTTATTTGCAGTGGTTTTTTTAGTAATTTTAAAAAGTGCAATAAATTGGATTTTTGGTGTAGTCGGTATTATTACTTTTTCTGTTTTGATAATGCTAGGATTTAAATTTTACAAACGAATTAGAGAAAAAAATAAAGAATAGTATATATCGTGTTTACTTTAAAAATAAAAAAATTATCACTACGAGTAAGAATATTTTTATCAATGATATTCTTAACCCTAATTGCGTCTATTTTAATTGCATTGGTATCCTATTATCAATTTAAAAAAGAGGCAAGAGAATACCATCAAGACAGATTAGAACGTAAAGAAAACGCAATTATTGAGAATATTAATTATGTTTTAAATAATACAACCTATTTGTTAACTACAGAAAATATTCAATTTATATTTAAAGATAAAATTCACGAATTAGCCGATATTCATAGTTTAGAAATTAACTTTTTTAACCTAAATGGAAATTTATTAATATCATCCAAACCTGTTTTTAAAATGGATAGTATTAAACCGAAAATTAATTCTTCTACTTTAAAAATATTAAGAGGAACAATTGAGAAAAGGTATGTTGAATTCACAAAAATTGACGGACTACCATATCGAACTTCCTATAGTTATATTAAAGACAATAAGTTTAAACCATTAGCTATTTTAAGTCTTCCTTATGAAGAAGATACGGAGTTTTATGATAATGAAATTAGAAACTTCCTAATTCGATTTAGTCAGGTATATTTCTTGATGTTTTTAATTGCTATTTTCCTGTCTTACTTTTTATCAAGTTATATTACAAAATCATTAAAAATAATTTCAGATAAAATTCAAGAAACCAATTTCAATCAATTAAACCAAAAAATTGAATTAGAAGAAGGTAGTAGAGAAATTAATCTTTTGATAGAATCATATAACAATATGGTTGATAAATTAGAAGATAGTGCTACAAAATTAGCACAAAGTGAAAGAGAGCAGGCTTGGAGAGAAATGGCAAAACAAGTAGCACATGAAATTAAAAATCCATTAACACCAATGCGATTAACGGTGCAAAGTTTTCAAAGACGTTTTGACGAAAATGACCCTAAGATTAAAGAAAAACTAGATGACTTCTCTAAAACTTTAATACAACAAATCGATACGATGAGTTCTGTGGCAAGTGCTTTTTCAAATTTTGCTTCTATGCCGGCACAACAAAATGAAACATTAAATGTTGTTAAAATTGTGCAACTAGCATTAGAAATTTTTAATGAAGATTTTATTGAGTATTCTTTTATAGATGAAGAAATAATTGCCCGTTTAGATAGGACTCAGTTAATTAGAGTAATAACGAATTTAGTTAAAAATGCAATACAATCTTTGCCAGAAGAACAAGAAAATAAATCGGTTTTAGTTCGTATTTTTAAAGAAGACAACGAAGTTAAAATAGAAGTAAAAGACAACGGTAAAGGAGTTTCTGAACAAAACAAAGCAAGAATTTTCGAACCAAAATTTACCACTAAATCAAGTGGAATGGGGTTAGGGCTAGCTATCATTAAAAAAATAATTGAAAACTATAACGGAAGAATAACATTTGAAAGTAAAGAAGGAGTAGGTACAACTTTCCTTGTGTGCTTTCCGATAACATCATAAATAAAGAAATGGAAAATATTTTAATTGAAAAACAAGAAAACATTGCAATTGTAACCATTAACAGACCAGAAAAATTGAATGCTTTAAACAAAGCAACAATCTTGGAACTGCATGAAGGTTTTAAAACTCTTAATGAGGATGCAAGCATAAAAGCAATAATTATTACAGGTAGTGGTGAAAAAGCATTTGTTGCTGGAGCAGATATATCTGAATTTGCCCATTTTTCGGAAGAAGACGGTGGGAAATTGGCAGCAAAAGGACAAGAATTATTGTTCGATTTTGTGGAAAATTTAAGTACACCAGTTATAGCTGCTGTAAACGGTTTTGCATTAGGAGGAGGATTAGAATTGGCAATGGCTTGTCATTTTAGAGTAGCTTCAGATAATGCAAGAATGGGGTTGCCAGAAGTAACATTAGGAGTAATTCCTGGATATGGAGGAACACAGCGTTTATCGCAATTAGTAGGTAAAGGAAGAGCAATGGAAATGATAATGACAGCAGGAATGATAGATGCTACTACAGCAAAAGAGAGTGGACTTGTTAATCATGTTGTAGCTCAAGCAGATTTAATTGAGTTTACAAAAGGAATTGCTTCAAAAATTGTTAGAAACTCTAGTGTTGCTATTTCTAAAGCTATCCAAGCGGTAAATGCTAATTTTAAAGACGGAGTAAACGGTTTTGAAGTAGAAATCGAGAA is a genomic window of Flavobacterium jumunjinense containing:
- a CDS encoding enoyl-CoA hydratase/isomerase family protein, translated to MENILIEKQENIAIVTINRPEKLNALNKATILELHEGFKTLNEDASIKAIIITGSGEKAFVAGADISEFAHFSEEDGGKLAAKGQELLFDFVENLSTPVIAAVNGFALGGGLELAMACHFRVASDNARMGLPEVTLGVIPGYGGTQRLSQLVGKGRAMEMIMTAGMIDATTAKESGLVNHVVAQADLIEFTKGIASKIVRNSSVAISKAIQAVNANFKDGVNGFEVEIENFGACFGTEHFKEGTTAFLEKRKANFK
- a CDS encoding sensor histidine kinase codes for the protein MIFLTLIASILIALVSYYQFKKEAREYHQDRLERKENAIIENINYVLNNTTYLLTTENIQFIFKDKIHELADIHSLEINFFNLNGNLLISSKPVFKMDSIKPKINSSTLKILRGTIEKRYVEFTKIDGLPYRTSYSYIKDNKFKPLAILSLPYEEDTEFYDNEIRNFLIRFSQVYFLMFLIAIFLSYFLSSYITKSLKIISDKIQETNFNQLNQKIELEEGSREINLLIESYNNMVDKLEDSATKLAQSEREQAWREMAKQVAHEIKNPLTPMRLTVQSFQRRFDENDPKIKEKLDDFSKTLIQQIDTMSSVASAFSNFASMPAQQNETLNVVKIVQLALEIFNEDFIEYSFIDEEIIARLDRTQLIRVITNLVKNAIQSLPEEQENKSVLVRIFKEDNEVKIEVKDNGKGVSEQNKARIFEPKFTTKSSGMGLGLAIIKKIIENYNGRITFESKEGVGTTFLVCFPITS
- a CDS encoding MATE family efflux transporter, with translation MAVSSKELGSLDIKKLLIKQSVPASIGILFMSINILIDTIFVGQWIGSLAIAAVSVVLPITFLISSLGMALGIGGSSIISRALGAEDKEKALLTFGNQLMMTILLAVLSVVVGLFYSDEVLLLFGANGAIKEPAKEFFMPVLYGVPFLALSMMGNTVIRAEGKPKFAMMAMIIPAFSNIILDIIFIKFLNLGMFGAALATSISYFMCFAFILWFFIYRSELKPQLKHFLLQQKVVSEISSLGFVTFARQGVVAILSIILNHTLFTYGGEDSVAIYGIISRMLMFALFPILGVTQGFLPIAGYNYGAKLYARVNESITTSIKWAAFLATIIFVVILVFASSIVTIFTTDAKIIAETPNALRIIFAASPIIAIQLIGAAYFQAAGKAIPALLLTLTKQGFFLIPLVLVLPNYYGIFGVWISFPIADILATLVTAFFLRREMKRELV
- a CDS encoding CopD family protein; protein product: MEYNYIKSLHLIFVITWFAGLFYIVRLFVYHAEAKLKEQPEQDILIKQYQLMQYRLWYIITWPSAVLASLFAFYLLYLNPNWLTQSWMHVKLAFVLLLYIYHLKCHQIFKQLQNDEVKHSSNFFRIWNEGATIILFAVVFLVILKSAINWIFGVVGIITFSVLIMLGFKFYKRIREKNKE
- the hemC gene encoding hydroxymethylbilane synthase translates to MKKTIRIGTRDSELALWQAHTVQKKLNDLGYSTEIVAVKSTGDIILDKPLYELGITGIFTKTLDIAMLKGEIDIAVHSMKDVPTALPIGIVQAAVLKRANTLDILVHKGSLDFLNTNGTIASGSLRRKAQWLNKYPSHIVEDLRGNVNTRMQKLKDNTWDGAIFAAAGLERINLKPDTYMNLDWMVPAPAQGAMLVVAMENDTYTKEALSQLNHKETEICTFIERQFLKTLEGGCTAPIGALAKFEGEKIYFEGVLHSLDGKENYEIKKSCNFEDYTFFGRNCATEILNNGGSFLMEKLRETLKVK
- the hemH gene encoding ferrochelatase, whose protein sequence is MKGVLLVNLGSPESPTPKDVKPYLDEFLMDKYVIDVPFLLRALLVRGIILQTRPKKSAAAYKKIWWEEGSPLIVLSKRMKEKVEKDVSVPVSLAMRYGNPSIEFGLQELSDKGVTEVLLFPLYPQHAMASTVTILVLAEELRKKKFPHMSFTIVPAFYNQKDYVRDLSNSIKKHLEGFDYDHLLFSYHGIPERHIRKTDVTKGHCKIDGSCCNIPSPAHEFCYRHQCYETTKQVVEFLGIEEGKYSQTFQSRLAGDKWLTPYTDVEINKMPEKGIKKLAVVTPAFVADCLETLEEIAMEANHEFKAHGGEEFRAIPCLNDDDDWCKTLSRWIDQWAFQNEEQKA
- a CDS encoding helix-turn-helix transcriptional regulator, whose product is MSSFEEIKIEQDFTLLRFQNDSEIMERIEKQVKTGLIQFHFNLKGKAKFIFNQRSYALDLNEEKSLLLYNPQKELPLHLEVSPKTWVISVLISIKKFHALFSNEAEVIPFLSQENLDKKYYGEEDISPSMAIVLNQIFHYNQNSSIKNLYLKGKGYELMSLYFNQNEDPNAEHCPFLIDEENVLKIKKAKEIIIENMAEPPGLQELADRVGLTLKKLKVGFKQIYGDSVYSFLFDYKMEYARKMLDSGSYNVNEVGLKVGYSTSSHFIAAFKKKFGTTPKKYLMNLNLNV
- the hemA gene encoding glutamyl-tRNA reductase produces the protein MDNTTGLKHTTFYAIGLSYKKADAEMRGKFSLDEKSKEDILLQAKEDGIESLILISTCNRTEIYGFSQHPFQLIKLLCEHSNGTVEDFQKVAYVYKNKEAINHLFRVGTGLDSQILGDFEIISQIKSGFVASKKLGLANSYKERLVNAVIQASKRVKNETQISSGATSVSFASVQYIMNNVEDIGNKNILLFGTGKIGRNTCENLVKHTKNDHIVLINRTKEKAEKIAGKFNLLVKDYANLQLEIQKADVLIVATGAQNPTIDSEVLKLKKPLLILDLSIPKNVNSNVSDIEGVTLVHLDYLSQVTDETIEKRKLHIPAAEAIIEDIIEEFLSWTKARKFAPTIHSLKEKLALIKQSELNYQRKKLDNFNEEQAEIISNRIIQKITTHFANHLKDEDTMVDESIEWIEKVFRLNN